The genomic DNA GCATAtgtttggaaaaaacaaatgctaGCACACAATAAAAATGATGGGCAGAAGAAAAGTGTAAATAGGAGGGAGATAATTATGGGTGGAGTAAATTCTATTGTACTCTGCCACAGGGTGAGGGTGGGGCACACGTCAAGCTCCACAACACAGACAATTATGCCGGTGTTGTTTGGTTCAGCGTAAAAAACAATGCCTTCATGACGTGGATCTTCTTTATGGTAGTATAGCAAAATCTCTGCGTAAAAGAAGCTAATGCTGATATAGCCTAAAAAAACCCACATAGGACGCAGGACCTAACAGAACTAAATTCACATTTTAGATATTgcatttttaagttgtttttggCCAGAAGACACAATAGAAGGGTCTGAAAGAACAACAACTCAAGCAATGGAAAAAACTAACAGAAACACTGTGGCCTTTTCAAGAGTTTtgaagacatttcttttttgtaagaCATGTATAACTATTAAcctaattgtttttaatgaacTTACCAATTGAATGATGAAGCCAATATGGAGTCATTACCACCGTGTGCCATATCAGATGCTTCGTGCTGCAACCTCTACACACTGTTTACCTCACGGGTGTAATGTTTGACTAAATAGGGCAGTCGGTGAActacagcacacaaacacaagccaaCAAGGTATTGATTTTCTGTGGCAAGCTGTTGTATGCTGTTGCCTGCATTACATTAATGACAGTACAGCATATGAGCCCTGCAGGAATCACACTATATCATGATGCTGTGACATGGAGTCAGAGAGTTTTATAAACACAGACCCACTTTGTACGTAGTATTAATTGATGACCATTTTTTAAGTGTGTCAAATAAGGATGGTTGTATAACACTCTTTGCCATTCAGGTAAAAACAACCTCATTTTGTGTTTAAAGTGTGTGAGTGTCAGTGTATATCATAGCTCCCATCTGTTGACATTGTTCCAACGTTCAGTGTCCAATAGAAAAGCCGTCTGCCTGGCTCTGCTCTACTGTTCACTCAGGGCTCATGGAGGGGATTTGAGAGAACCACAAATCtgcccctcctccacacactcTTCTCATCATCTCTCACTCCACCATCAACAGAGAGGAAAGCAGGGGGGTATGTAAGCAGAGATTGGGACGCTGGGATTATAAACGAAGGGTGATCACTGTCTAGTTAGAAGAGTGCAGGGAATGTGCAGAACTTGTAAATGTGGAGGAGCATCCATATAGGTGTTGTCTGTGGTCCTGTTAAGTGacttgtaacacacacacagacagagagcctGTATCCACAGAATATCCCACTATCTTCGTACGGTTTTGATTTCCTATCTTTATCTCTGTCAGCTGTCCCTCTTTTGCACACACACTTGAATATCCCTCTCAACCTCCCAATGGCCCTTTTCTCTCCTGTCACATTTGCTGTCTTCCTTTATCTGTTTTTCTGAACATGACTGTCAGGGAGTCACACATTGTCTTTCTCTACCTGTCTGGCATCTCTCTCATCTTCACCTCTCTGTCTCTACACACGTGTCCACACTCAGATTTCAGCAACAGCCACCCCCATCCTGGACATGCAGATAGTGGTAAGTGGAGATACTAGAATAACTTAATGGTGGGACCGGTGGGACCGGTGGGGCCGCAGCGTTAGGGCTCTGCTGCTTAGCCAGGCAGGAGCAGCAGACTGAAGTTATGCTATTGTCCTGTTGTCACAATGGAGCCATTCACGCTGCACTCAGCGCCTGATCCACTCCACAGATGCTAGTTGGAAAATGTCTCTCTCAAttttgctcacacacacacacacacacacacacacacacacacacacacacacacaacacaaacacacacacacacaaggagcaTCCCCTCTGAGGAGTGAAGACTATAGGCTGAGAGAGTTTATGGCTTCGGGAGGGGCGggtcattcagaacacaagacaaaataagagttttctTGCAAATTTAGAACATGgcaaaattactgtttttttcttgattatacTATTTTGTTGATCGTTGGGAGCCAAAAaggaaatttaaatttaaattctaTAACTGCACAGCACtagaaaacagtgaaacatATATGGCAAAGTGcgcctttacacacacacacacacacacaccacacacacacacaccacacgttATCCACCATCTTCTTGTAGACTTGAAATTAGTGTGTTCATTTTATAGTATGCACTTTGAAATAGACTTTACACAGGGGTCAGGGTCTATGAAGGCACATATGAAGCATTGTGCAGGCactaaacacaccacacacacacacacacacacacacacacacacacacacacacactcacccacccACCTTTCACATACACCTGACAGTTTGTCATGAGTAAAGTGACTCTCTTGTGCCTCTTTCTGAGCCCCTAAGTGCTGCTTTTATAAAATTTCAAGAGGAACCAGTTGGGGGATCTTGTGCCCCAAGGTGGTTTTAACTTCACGTTATCAATCAGCTCTGCACTTTCCGTTTGTTAATGGAGCTATGTGGCGCAGGGAGCCAAcagctgtttgttttccatGCTGTCTCAcaatctctccctctccctgtctTTTCATTCAGTCTTCCTTTCAGAAAACACCCTTCCCCGGGAAAGGGGAGCAGGGTTTTCCTTTGTGGAAAATCTGATTTGAGCCCGGTGAGCCAAAACTAAAAGCCTCTGGCTGTCACTCTTTCCGCGCCACGCCGGACGGCAACTAAATAAAGCATACTAGAGGAAGAATGCGAAAAAGTAGTCTACAACAACCTCGAGCATCGTAACAAGAATAACACGTGGGTGTGAAAGTCAGCCGTGCAGAGTGAGTGTATGCACTGCTGCACTTGCTCTGTGTCAATTTACGCACAACTTGCATCCCATCGCCACACGCATGCACTAACATGCCGAACATGCACTTACCCAGAATATGAAGTTGAAGACGAACAAAAGGTATTTCACACATTTCATTCCTCCTTCCACCTTCGACATTTCGCTGGATGTGTTTTCCCTTTATCCCCAAAAAATGCTGTGATGGTCGTATTAGATCTGCGCACTGTGACAATAACGGTCCAACCAGGTCACTTGTGCACCAGGAAGCGCCGTCACgagagcctctctctctctctctctctctctctcNNNNNNNNNNtctctctctctctctctctctctctatatctgTGCGCGCgcctcatcacacacacacgcacgcatacatacatacatacacacacaggatcCGCTTAGACTCTTTCTAGACCGCCCCTTTTAACAATGCAAAGCGGGGCTGAAGGGAGGACCGAGACTAGGCCTACAAGATGGGTAGGCTACTTGACAAATGTGTCCTGTAACAAAGGAAAAACTTATATTAAATTTGTCGTGTTCAGCACGTCCTATTTATATGTGACTTCATTGACCCGTCAAATCTggcctaaaaaaataataagcatCGCAACAAGAAAGCAATAAATGGAAAGCACATAAACTATCACTGTGACAGTTCCtaaggtttttttctttaacacgTGTGTGATAACCCACTATTTAGatagttttgtgttgttttcttgtctGTAGTGTTATAAGTAAAATACTTTTCATAAATTCACTTTCAGGGCTGATTTATTATTAGTGTTATTacaaaccaattttttttttcatgctatGCATATTGCaattatgtattttaattaaataatttttttctatttctctcaCCATGGCACTAATTTAGTCCTGGAGTGATGAGTTTATCATCTGCTGTCCTCATTCCACTTAATTCTCAGAGATGtgatgaaaaatgtgtttgaataaGTAAGTGCACTGGAAAAGGTAAGAAAAAAGATGTTCTTATGGCaatgtcacacaaaaaaatcacttgACCCACTGATGAGTATTCACTAAATTGAACGCACACTTGACTTCTTAACCTTCTGCAAAGCATCAGTTAAGCTCAAACAAGATTAAACTACCATTAATGAAATGGAAAGAGTTGCCCCTCTGCTGGTTTTCTTCCCTCAGTGTCATCAGTGACTGGAAGCATGTAATTCAGCAGCAGGATAAATGTTCAGGATAAATATTTTCCCCACAACCATGGAGAGCAGGGGGAACGTCCAAAGAGCAGTTCATTTTATCACAGGGAAATTAGGCTTGGTTAAAAACTGTCCTTATAGAGGAACAAAATGGCCTGCCAAGCTGAATGCTAGAGGGAAGGAGTCAGACAGGAAAGACAGGTTGGGAAAGATGGATCGAAGGGCTAGAATACATGCTTAGATCCTGTATTTATGGGAAAAAACACCAATATGTAGCTCTTTTCAGCCACTTATATGTCTGtctaaaaaaaaagctcatgTCAATCTCTCAGAGCAGAAACGTTTGTGCTGCAACACTCATTAAGGGAATTGTGGAGGACAGGAATAAAACAAAACGGTTTAGTTTGGACGATAACCAGAGCAATGccaaaagaggaaaaagctGAAAAGACTAGGGCATAAGCACTGTGTCCCTGCTTGTTGATTATTCTTGGCTGTCAGTGGCTCCGTTGCTATGTGGTTCCAAACATGTTAACAAGAAAAATGCGAGCAGGTCATGACCCCCATGAAAATAGACAACAAATGACTGACACTTAACAGGCCTATGGTGGGGTTGCCGTCACCAGTAGCTCTGTCTAACTATTGTGTTGGCTATTGTAAGTATCTTAAAACTTAGAATGTTGAATTTCGGCTGGACCTTTTCCCAGACTCTGAGGTCATTAGTGATGACAGATGATGACGGTCAGTGATTGTCTCACTTGAGGTGAATTAAGCTGTAACTATACTGAAGCTTAATAGAACTTTTGAAAGTAATATTTATTAAGCAATACAATGTATTAGTtgatacaaaaacaaagtggCAGGAGCATTtagtagtgaaaaaaaaaaaacatctgtggcAGCATAGCACCATCTAGTGGTCACCCTGCAAACATTGACTGTGTGGTCTTATTTTCAGTGAAAGTCACCTGAGCTCTGATAGTAATCATGTACTCGGAGATGATGAGTACAAATGCAAGGTTTTACAAATGGTCACAGAGAAGCTGTTGACTTGACAAGGAGAGCTATTCATTTACCTATAACAGCTACGTCTATGTTTGCCAACTTGACCTGGAAACAATTTGTAAAGAACAAAAGATTGgatgtattatttaaaatagCCTCCCAGAGTCCTTGTCTCCACGCAGGAGTATGTAGTTGCAAATTTTGCAGCCAGTATTGATCTTTCTATCTTTGCATGGTGGTTACCACCGTGTATAACTTCACAGCTAACCTTTGATCGAACAGCCTTGCTGCCTTGCAATGAGGTTACCTGGCAACACACCCATATCTGAATAACATCGTGTTTGATCTGTGAAGCAGCAGTATTGGTGCACATAGGCATCTGGGGAGGGTGATGATGTGAGGAAAGGTGTGAgaagagagcaaaagagagagaaaggggggggggtctataATAGTCATTTTCCTCTCCCGTTCATTTGGCACCAATATTTATCAGGTATAGTTTTCAACTTCACCACAAGAGTGAAACATATTCTTGCCAAACCTGTCCCAGACATCCACCGTGACAAAGACCCTTAGGCTCCCATACATACATTTAGTGTTCTTGGTAATTtcattaattgcacattttcttGTGAATATGCACCATCAAAGAACAAAATCAACCCAAATGATGAGGAGAGGTGAGTGCAGTAATACATAATATTACAACATATTATATAATTACTTGTCTATCTGTCTTGAAGAGGAGCCCTGAGTCAGAATCTGCATTTCCTATCCTATTTCACAACCTCTCAGACTTACCTTTTGACCCTTTATGGGGTCAATGTGGATTTAGAGCACAAATTGCATTGCAATCTTTTAAAATTCTGCATTAATTGCTTCTGGACACTTGGTGGCGGTAAACACTATCCCACATTTAGACCTCATAAAATTGATGGAGAGCTTGTTCGCAAGCATGTTGAGCAAACACAGAGCAGCATTACCATTCATTTAGAGTTGTGCAATGACAATGTAAGTCCAATTCTCACAATAtgtggctctttagctgctaaatgatcCACAGTGTTCACCAGCAATTacctatttttttctctctcttctgtttGGTACTGTACAGGGTTATTCAGAGCTGTTCACTAAAAACAGCCGCCTGTTGCATTTGGTCAACACTGATGAGAGCGGTAAGACTGAACCAAAACATTAAAACGAAATAATGAGCTGAAAGATACTTAAAAAGCCACCTTGTGTTGGATGTTAATTCTCTCACTACGATCAAACTGTTTCATATTTCAACGTGacataaaaatattgataagAGCAGGTTTAAAGCCAAATTGTGAATTGTGATCAACACTATCTTAAACTGACTCAAGAAACCAGGCAAGTACTGAGGTGTTTAATAAATAACAGCatgaacaacacaacaacaataataataacaacaacaacaacaacaacattaaaagcTTAAATTCATTTagcatatatacacatactgtatagatTTTCATATTTGACTGTATAAACCATAAATATGACATGCAGTCCTTATAAGTTAAAACAACCAGGACTTCTCGGACTGAGGTAGGGTCAGGGGCTAAGAGGTTGGATAGAtgaagctgtttgtgtgtgtgtgtgtgtgtgtgtNNNNNNNNNNgtgtgtgtgtgtgtgtgtgtgtgtttggacgTGGGGAAGAGGATTACAGTATTGGCAATAAAGCTGCAGTGGCTGTTTATTAGAAATGTGTGTGCTTGGTTCTTATTTAAATGGTCAGGAGTCGTCCTCCCCGGTCAGTGCCCCAGACGTCCCGCCCAAGACTTCCGgctgagaacacacacacatgcagcgtTGATGCGGATGAAACGCCAGGCTGTCCGTTCCTTGAAGATGGTCAGGGCGCTTacgaatatgtgtgtgttggtgcagTAGGAGTTCCAATGGCGACTGTCAATGCCCAGACAGCCCGAGTTGCCTGATCTGGGACCCTGTTTGCCGCCCCGTCCACCTGTCCGTCCCCCGTTTGCAGTCCCGGAGCCTCTGTGCGTAGGGGAACGGCAAGTGGTCTCATAGAAGAACTGTTTCTTCACCACATTGTTGATTGTAACGTTGGGCAGCACTGTCACCTCATTCCCAGTTATGTCTGTTGCTCGTGTCAGGTTGCCCACCCAGGTATTTATGCTGTCACATACTGAGTACTCTCCTCGGTGCATGGTGCGCGATCCTGCTCTGCGCCTTACCCTCACCCCCCTCACCCCTTCAATGTCATAGCCCTCACCGTCCAGGGTATCATGAGATGGGGCCACCTCGCTGAAGACAACCCGGGGGGAGGATCGGTACCGTCTCTTGGAGAAGAGCTTGGGATCCACCACTGGGATGGAGGGGTCAGGGGGGGAATCCGACATAGAGTGCCCAACGGCAGGGCTCTTATCCTGGGTGTGTGAAGCTGCCCGATGGGGCCTCTTGGTCCTGTCGTGGCTGGTCCTGTGATGCTCATGTGAACAATGGTGGTCCCCCGCTGCTGTCTGTTGCTGTCCtgctctgtgattggctgccgtCTGCTGTCCTACTTTATGGTTGGCTGCCCCGGCGCACCGAGCCAATCCACCTCCCATGTTCAGTACAGCCTGGACGCCGATCAGGAGGAGCAGGACCAGTGGTGACGACCTCATGGGCACACGTCCTGATCCGAGCACAAACAAAAGTCAGATGTCATGATTAATATGTCATGCTTCTATTGAAAGAAATAAGAGTAAGAACACCAAACATTCTATAGAAACACNNNNNNNNNNCTTAAATgtgagttctttttttttttcctctttacaAAATAAGCAATTTCATGGCATTTTTTAGGGCTCTGAAAACCCGAGATAGCCAATTATCATTATTTactgtagagctgcaaagatcaaTTGATTATTTGTCAACTAAtaaattaattgccaactattttgataaagGATAaattggtttgagtcatttttaataaaaaagttataaattgtCTATGTTCTAGTTATTTTACTCCTCTGACATTAAACTAAATATCCTTAAGTTttgaaaacaagacatttgagaacgtcatcttgggctttggaaaaacTGAtcgacatttttcacaattttctggcattttattgaccaaaaaaaCTAATCTATTAATTGACGAAATTATCGACAGATTGATCGACTAGCATAGCATTAGTTCAGGCAGAGCACCGAAGTCGCATTTGTATTGGCTGACTGGCATCAGGTGTTTGCAGTATGCTTCCCAGTAATTGGTTCGTTCACACAGTCTACCTAGAAGGTCCAATCATATTCATGCAGGTGTTAAGCGTGGGCATTATAACATGTCTCCTGGTTACATTTATGGCCAGACACAGTCCTGCTTCTCGTTTTGGATTTCTTaattaaggaaaaaaaagtatcGCCAAACGCTGTGTCTTCTGCTGCCCGCGGGGGTCAGCCGGTTGTCAATCAGTCGTCAGATGTCGTTTAGATCCAGGACAGAGgctttcctgtgttttctgtcGGACCGACTCCACTTTGTCAGGGGACTCTTCATCGGATTTTGACTCGCCATCATGCCGGCGTCTAAGCTaagtgactgctgctgtattgCTTGTGCATCCAATCGTTCGTTAACTGTGACATTGCATGGGATGGCTCAGTAGGCCTATAGGCTATGTTTGGTTAACTTTGgctgcattgttgttgttgagctTGGCTGCTGTGCTGTTGCTGTTTTAAGAGTCAATTTGctattaatgaattaattattGGCCATAAATGCCAATAATTCATACTTGCAATTGATGTTGTGCTGCTGGCTGCCCGGTTTGTTATGCTGCTGAATCTGTATTTTGATTGCAATGTTCAGTATTCACTtgcacttcatttttttttatttgctttggtATTGTGAGCGTTCTGCCTCATTGCTAATGTCCAAATTTCCATATTCTTGTATGGGTTGAACTGGTTTTGGTTGCATTCTCCCTGGTGGTTTGGAGTTGTTTATTACTGTTTTATATTACTTAATGCATGCTATTTTGCTCATCACTGGAGAATACTTTACTAACTTTATTATTCAGAATCTTGTCACTGCACAGATTCTTTGAATGCCCCATCAAAGAGCAGATCCTTTTCTGTCACTTCAAAGTTATTTGAGTTAGTAGGCCTACTTTGGTTAAGAAACATGTTTCATTCATTTCCACCATCATAGGAACATCTTTAGTCCTTGAACATGTCTTGTTTTGCTTGTTGCTGTGGTCAGTGTTTATGGTACCTGTGGAATGTGTCCAGTTGAAGTGGGAGCTCCTGTGGACTCTAGAGCCAGACTCCAGTGCAGGCCGGCCCCCTCATGCCTGCCAGCTGGACTCCCTGAACCGCAGCTCTgtaacacacatgcatacagaccAAATGCTTAATTTAATGGATTTACATGTCAGCATTTCACATGCAGTATAATTCCATGTTGTATCGATATTTTACTGCTGACCAGAGAAAACCAAATGAAAGAGAACTAATTTTCTATCCTTGAGATTGCACATTGGACTTGTATAGCTTTCTTCTTCCACACTGACATTCCGTTCAGCTTCAACAAGAAGTGGTAAAATAGTGCTAGTAAGAACTCTCTTCCCTGACAATCGCTGCTcttccacacatacacaatttaccattatctgaccttatctATGcaaagtatacacacacacacacacacaagcatcaTGTTCAACTCTGAGCTTAGACTTTCCATACGTTGGAATGTTTGGCATTTCACACCTAATTAGatgttttatatacataaatacacataacaTAGTGTCTTTCTTTAACATACATGTGCATGTAGGAATACATTTAAGGTTATTTTTATCAATCGTTTGCATGATTAGATGCTGTGATGTGTACACTCAAACGCTGAGTTTAAACTGGCATGTCAGTATTTGTGACAGTATTTGTACCCCTGCTGGTACATTGAACAAAGTTGTAAATGTTTAGCTAAATCTGTGTAATTGTACAACATGGTTGTGAGTGGCAGAGCATCCTGGCTGGATATGATTAATGGTCATCTTtgcaaaacccttttttttttaactttatcttTTGTGGGACACCAGTCTTGTAAATTACTTGCATTGGAATCCTCACAGTGTAGCAAATAACCAGAAGAGGTCACTGTTGCCTGCATAGACCAGAATTCAAACACAACGTTCTTGCAGCTGAGAAATGTAACTGGCCCAGTTCCCATTGGAAATGGCAACTTGGATGCATGAGAGAATTTCAGCATCTTAAATCACTTTTCAGGTATTTTCCCCCCCAAGCTAAGTGTGCTCAAGTCCttgagatttcttttctttgaaccATGTTTTCTTTACTTTGTCTGTATGACAGTGGTAACTATTGTAATGTGCACATATACTAGAgtactgtattttaaggaactTAAGCATTTCTATTTAATGCCAGTGTATACCTATTTTCTACTACCTTTTACTCTACCACATTTTAACTACATCATTCAGTATTTAACATTGGTTaggttttttttcatgctgTACAAATCATCTGGGGAGTTTTGAAATATGATTCATTGTCACCCAAACGCATATAAAGCATTAGCCTCAAACAGGCACATTACATGCTGCTTattaatctgtcatgataatcTAATTGTATAATGTTATAAGTGAATAAAAGTAGCCATTTCACGTAATGAGTACCTTTACCTTTTTGCAGATCAACCTTATGCacttttatttgtgtaaaatatttaaatgtaggACTTTGTAATAGGTTTACATTTGggtatttattttacttgattAAACCACTGCTAAAGAGTAAGTTTATCACTGCAACTGCAAAACATTCAAGCAGTCTTTGGAGATGGAGAGAGCTATCGTTTGAGACTTATTGGTGATATCTTTTGGCATCAAACAATCACATACACGCACgcctacacactcacacacatacggATCTGGTCCAAACAGGGAGTGAGTTGATTGATCCCGGCTGACGGGCAGCTCACTATTTACATGGCCCAGGGTGAGCCTGGAGGATCctaatgttaaaaatgtgtggCTTGTGTTTAATGCCAGTGGAGCCAGCGTAAACACTGCAGCGCAGGAGCGTAGGGGTCAAAGCGGTTTGGAGAGCACCTCTGACT from Etheostoma spectabile isolate EspeVRDwgs_2016 chromosome 7, UIUC_Espe_1.0, whole genome shotgun sequence includes the following:
- the ngfa gene encoding neurotrophin-7, with protein sequence MRSSPLVLLLLIGVQAVLNMGGGLARCAGAANHKVGQQTAANHRAGQQQTAAGDHHCSHEHHRTSHDRTKRPHRAASHTQDKSPAVGHSMSDSPPDPSIPVVDPKLFSKRRYRSSPRVVFSEVAPSHDTLDGEGYDIEGVRGVRVRRRAGSRTMHRGEYSVCDSINTWVGNLTRATDITGNEVTVLPNVTINNVVKKQFFYETTCRSPTHRGSGTANGGRTGGRGGKQGPRSGNSGCLGIDSRHWNSYCTNTHIFVSALTIFKERTAWRFIRINAACVCVLSRKSWAGRLGH